The Artemia franciscana unplaced genomic scaffold, ASM3288406v1 Scaffold_712, whole genome shotgun sequence sequence atttacttgTCGTACATTAATATTAATTCGATTGTTATTCAAATAAGAAAGAGTTCTACCATGGGAATCACAGAATAGCCAAGTTTGTTTTTCAGACTTTAAGATCCTAGGCACACCGTGGTAACAAAGTCTGCTTTCTCCACTCATAATTAAAACATCCCCGCTTTCTAATTTGATAATAGAGGGATCTTCTTCTTTTGTCAATCCTCCTAGGAGAAAAAGCGCAGATTGACCGAAGctgcaaaataagaaaaagaaaagggatTACAAGAAAACTTACATATGCATTTTTTCTCGTTGTTGAAATTAGTttctttgattaaaatttttataaggaGTCAATAAACATTATTCGTTCCTGGAAAAGCTACAGTTTCCTTAGAAATAATACCAAGTTCCCAACAAAATAAAGCATATCATAAAACAATTAATCGGACACAGTCTCTGACTTCATTAAAATATACATTGGCGAAAGTAGGGAATTGTTAAGGAAAATCTTTCGCACTTAAGAAGGCAGTGTGCTTAGGAGGGCATTACGCCTGTTAGACTTGTTACATAACATTAACTAACCAAATCAGATGTGATCTAAAATCGTACCAGAAgtggtattatatttttttttttactattgatatcctttttttactttactattgttttttgtttttgtttttttttagcaaaagttAAGTCAGATCTGCTACCTTACTATGTCTAATCCTTTGTGAGAAACATTCAAACAATTGcttatgattttgttttatctactgtcttgaaggaaaataataacaaacaatCAATTTCCATTAATTATAATTCAGTTCTGAAACCCACCTACGTTTAGTGGCCATTAATGTTAACAATTTTCAATATTGAAGGagaacatttattttaaatgagttCTCAGAAGATCCAATGACCAAAATGGCtataaagccaaaaaaatgGTGAAATAGACATCATAATAACAAGACGCATTCTTTTAGACGTTGCAAGCCTACATCAGGATTGCACCCTAATGTCAATCAGGGTGCAGCCCCAGGCCCTGGGAATGAACAGATTGGTAGGTCTTATGGATTTAAATCGCTTTCAAATTTAACCAATTTCACCTTAAATTCTACACATTGGGCCCGGGTGATTGGtccaaaaattttgtttctagaAGTTATTAAAAATCGCCAATTAAGAGATTCCTCATGTCAATCAGGATGAAACCCAAGGTCACTGGAAATGAACAGATTTGTAGGTTTTACGGATTAAAATCACgttcaaatttaactaattcaTATCTTCTGATTTATCTTCATGGTTCaaagtggcaacactgacgataATACGGTACTGCCCAAAAAACATCATAATCTTGCAACGACCAAAGGAAAAATCTGGAAAATAGCGCTTTTTACGTGGGAATTACCTATCATCGGTGCAGGAGAAAaataatcagttttattttgatgtccttggtgctttaagaacgcaaaattttatttaagtgGATCTTAACTGAACAGTTATTTTCTTGCAtaattggctttttttttagcataagtTTAACCAGGAATTCCATATTTTAAGTGAATTAAGTTAAACGGTACCTTTTAAGGAGTTTATTATGTGACAGTAAGCTTATAAGTAGCAATTTTAAGCCAAATCATGTGATGATTACTAGGCTAGCAGTCTCAGGGATCGAAAACGGTTTAGGTAAATGTAAGCTCAAAAAGTAGCCAAAAGTAGCCCAAAGTAGAAAAAAGAACTTTGATAacaactaataaattaaaagaattggcttttaatgctgattacaaatatataaaattcaataggtttaatgttacccaacaaaagctacgagccttagaatacttgcctgattttcgaaaaagggtaaacatccccaaaaacccatgcgatcttaatgaaaatcacacgaatagatttagcatatcaaagaaccctaatgtagatgtttaacacaaaatcaacaaaaattggaaatttagcattttttccagaaaaaaattacgGATACGtattatttgttgtttctttttctcaggGATGACCGTATCAAACTAATGGTCCTAGAGGATTGGGAGAGGGTCATTCGAACCGAAATTGCAaattccagtgccctttttcagtgacgaAAAAGGTTTTGCCGCGGGATAGTGGAGTTTTCCGCCATTCTGTGGCATAAAACTACGATTTTGTCCCCAAGAAGGGACAAAATTGCAATTACAATTCTGAGATTGGACAATTCTGCAAATTGGGCCTTGGTGATGgttccaaaaatttttcttcttaggaGGTTTTGAAAATCACCAATCAAGAGATTCCTGATGTTAATCAGGGTACAACCCAAAGCCCTTGTATATTTTTTGTACTATCCTTCACATTGCTCTAATTAAAAACACGGTCAACAGCTACATACACTAATGTCAAACTATAAACTCATTAACCTTATATTGAAGCAAACTAGATTAACTGCAAAAGTTTACTGGCTATAGCCAGTAACTTTATATATGGACGTAGAGTTTAATTAAACGCAATTAGAAGAGTGGAGATATATGACCTTTAGAAACACACCATCAAGGTAATCTCAACATCTAGCAGAGAAATGTCTTCATGCATGTTCATTTTGATGAAAAACATTCCCCTCAGGCTTTATATTTCCTCTGTAGCTGGAACGTAAAAGCAACAGAAGGGATCCAATAtcttattgaataaaaaacaatttttttcagctgaaaatgaggagcaacattaatagaaattacttcgtgtataAAGGGGattgctttattatttttgtaagttttttactgctttaaaaaagcttcctaatCCAATTCAAAAcctcttgtgtttcagcagttcTTCTTAGAGAAtcgggacaaaaagtcaaacttggCGTAAAGAACGAGAGGTAAAAGAGGGGGtagtcccctcatatacggaatagtttctatttattttgacttttagcgttgctccttactttcagctgaaaaaacttgtcttttttatttaatttctgatcgttttcaatTCATACCCAGGCATAACCAAGATATGATGCGGGGTACAGACCCTACAAATTCTCGATTTCTTGCTGATAAATTGCGTATATCAACAGCTGTAAATTGAGtcggaatttttcattttttccacttaagaaataaaatgtcggattttaattgaaattttcaacacAAATTGAGCATTTGTTCAAACTTTTTGACGAACAgtaattttcttgaataagtCCTAAATAACACTTTTACTAGAGAATTCCGGGTGGATGGAAAGGGATAACATTGTTCGCATGGATGGTAATTCTGCGTGACTTTTTATCTTCTACACAGCTGAAGCCATcgcaacctctacaatagggttttatGATGCTTAAATACAgcgtaaatatatatttaaatacataGAAACaatacataaagaaagaaaaagataaatattaatattgaaaACCAACGAAAATAAAACTCCAGACAAGCACAAAAAATCGATTCTTTTGAGGTATCAATTGCtgtttaaattccttttttagagtttcggttactatcggCCCGAGTCACTCTTTATTTGCAGCTCGTTACtacgaaatgtttgatttaaATGCCAACCTACAACGACTGTTAAGAgagggagagaaagagacaaaaaaagaaaaaagctttgGTCAATATTGGGTGCACATAATTTGGGCGTATATGATTTAAACTACTAAAGGCAAACATAaagaataagaataatgagCCTTAGATCGTTTGCACGTCAAAGGCATGTAATGCTATAAAagcagaaattttaattttttccatatttgttttcattccaaactttttattttgtatcacTTCCTCTCTTTCACTTATTTCGgatatgttttaaaatattccTAACAGTTAATCTTGTATTATAATATTTGGACTAATGTCAATCTATAATTTTAATGTTCCTGGAAAAGTCGTCAATTCTTGaagaagaaggagaaaaaaCGACAGCCACAACAACAAACCAACTCGGAATCTTAGAGTGTGTCCCAATTTTAGAcattttacaaaacaaattataaaaatcaatagTAAGATCGTGTAAATCTCGATTATAAACTTTAGAAGTATATACTTAATTTCGTAAAgactattttgtcaaaaaaaaattattgcactTACTAATACTAGCCGAgcagaattatattttaatggaaattcaTTAAAAGTAATAATTATGTCTCAAATGATTTAGCGACAAGTAGTGACTGTTTCTTAGCGACTGCATGTAGGACTAACGAATATATTTAAGAAAACCTTTACCTAATAGAGAAAAGAGGAGCATCTTTGTTTAATTCTGAATGATCTGTATGCCCACTTAGAGTTGAATTCATATGGTAGTAATTTATAATCCCTGCTTCAGCTACAAAGTTGTAAAATCCTAGTATTTCAGCAAGTTTCTCAATGAGACGCTTCAAATCTGGAGGAAAATGTGAACGATTATCATCTCGGTAAACCTACAGGAAAGTATAAACTTGGAAAAAGAGCGATTTGCTAAAGATGAAGAGTGAAATAGAATGTATCtcgattttaatttaaaaagtcaagaaaggaaataataattaACAGGGACGTTGAATGTACACCGgtacagtctttttttttcttcttcttctttttttttatcacacaatatcaaacttttttttgtttcaaaggaAGGTTTTAGTAATGACACCTGTTCCGacttatctttattttttgttattataataAAACATGTAAAAACATTTCGTAAATATGCTCATGTAAATTGGCGGTAGAACAACAAATTGGAATCAGGACTATCAGGAATATCCTTAGAACTGACATCAGCAAAGGAATCTAAAGTCTTCCAAACTCCTACCTCCCCTTGTCTCTTCCCCTTGTCTTGAATTCTTTCAGAATAGACGCAGGAAGGTATTTTTCACACAAACAAGAGTGTAAAATCAGGTAAATGTACATAAACCCATAAGAGGAGGAAGGGGATTGGGGAAAGTTCCTCAAAACCCCAGAAAATAGGcgaataaaactcaaaatgtgGGGAGAAATCTAAGCATCTAGACATTTCATAAGAGCCCTGACCTGAAAAAGTCTTCTGCATACATTCCTGTATGGCATCATATGAAGGAGGAAACACAATTAATCAATACATCTACTCGCTTAAAACCTTTACTTTAAGGAAACTATCTGCTAGAATATGCTAAGAAGCGCTTCCCGTCTCAACACATACGATATTTTTTAGAGGGATTTGATCCCTCTAAGATTTTGTGCTGTAGTCTAGTTACTGTTACTTGGCTACTTTGGCATTTTTCTTGTTCCTCAATATTCCCTTCTCTCCTCCTGCTTCTCAATTTACGCTTCTTTCTTACTCTGTTTCTCTTCCCATTACTACAATTAATCATCCTTGACACACACCTCTTCAGCTTTGACTTTTTAAACGGTGTAAAtggtaaaacgaaaaaaataagtgCACTTAGATTGACCAAAATATCACTTAGCATATTTGATCTTGCAAGCCACCTTTTTTGTCGGTCTTAAGGCTTGGTCAAATTAATGGTGGTTAAGAAGTCACGTATTATGTCATTAGGCTACAACAGCACATTAAGGAAATGAACAAAATGATTGAATTGTATACATTTTAAACATACAACCTTTGTATCCCAATCATGATGATAGCCAATTGTAGCCCAGCGTAGTCTTTGATAATCAGCCCTGAAACATAAATcccaaagtaaataaataaagcttGTCTCGATTACTTCAATTAATATCAGGTGATCTTCAACTTTTTCACCGATTACATTGGGTTATAGCACTTGGTGCATCGTACTTGCAGCCTTCCAACTGTAAACGACCATAGTAGAGCTAAGTCAATAGCATTTCTCAGAACATTTTCAGTCACTTCACGAATGCGTTACATTTCATTCATCAGCGCAAGAAATATCAGTTTTGTAACCAGTGCCAGCCGTGATGCCAATAGTGTGGGTCTTGCAGCCCATGGTCTCTCGCGGACTATATGTGACAGATCACAGACTTCTACAAATTCTAACCTCACCGGAATTTGTGCTGCAGGGTGACCAGAACGGCTACTACAAGTGTACTATCTATGCACTGTAAGTGCCAAAGTATTTGTCACACGGTGCCACAAGCCCATAATCGTCCATCCTAAAACATTATCTTCCCTTGGGGAAGATATCCCAAAAAAGTATTGGACTTCTTTCCTACTCCCCAAACCACTCATTTTTCTCTCTAGGGAACTCTCTTACCTAGTGGAATAAATGATAGAGAAATTATATGAAGAAAAGTGAAACAAAGTGTTACTATTTACAGATCAGATCACAAAAACATactgaactaaattaaaaagagcactcTGACTCCTGTTTGGCGCGTGAAGCGCAATGGAGTACGGCTTAAAGTAATTTAGCCAATCATAAGCATCAAAGAGTGAAGCACGCGCGAACCTGCAAGCCCAAATCAATGGCTTACGCTCTCCTTTACTACCCCATTGTCGTTAATCGTAAAACTCTGGTTTTTGACCAGCCGATGAGTCACCACCagactattaattttttagGTAGGTAATTAACGAGACTGCGAGAATTTAACAaggaaaggaaaaagaaagattaCATGGTACTTGAGAATAAACGGGGGAGGGGTTAAACACAGAGTCTCAAAGCGGGAATGAATTTAGCTTACAAAAAACGACATTTACTCTATATATggatataatttattaatatttttgtcgagataattttccttta is a genomic window containing:
- the LOC136043544 gene encoding nucleic acid dioxygenase ALKBH1-like, coding for MDDNFKLKFKNVRKLSTQEYKEKSKYPFDLLELLEDTSINDHLQSHTEGITVNELGLKKPSLWKAYTSRHHKGLLLVKGCFTVDGETYWASQCLYSYPLSPSKTNIGTLDMADYQRLRWATIGYHHDWDTKVYRDDNRSHFPPDLKRLIEKLAEILGFYNFVAEAGIINYYHMNSTLSGHTDHSELNKDAPLFSISFGQSALFLLGGLTKEEDPSIIKLESGDVLIMSGESRLCYHGVPRILKSEKQTWLFCDSHGRTLSYLNNNRININVRQVNFY